Proteins co-encoded in one Rhodopirellula bahusiensis genomic window:
- a CDS encoding four helix bundle protein, with protein sequence MSEQIKTHRDLIVCQKSFVAGKRIFELSKAFPREEMYSLTDQMRRSSRSVSANIAEAWRKRRYEKHFCSTLNIAEAEAAETQVWIEYASVHGYLDAETTKQAIEFYDEILRMIVAMIYGSSKWCVDFKLGVKGSGVKESGENYIIENDCPVLDQQLLLAPTSPTLTSERSDA encoded by the coding sequence ATGAGTGAGCAGATTAAGACGCATCGCGATTTGATCGTTTGTCAGAAGTCGTTTGTGGCGGGGAAGCGAATTTTTGAGTTGTCGAAAGCATTTCCTCGTGAGGAGATGTATTCGTTGACGGATCAGATGCGACGATCATCAAGAAGCGTGAGTGCCAACATTGCGGAGGCTTGGCGTAAGCGTCGATATGAAAAGCATTTTTGTAGCACGCTGAACATCGCCGAGGCGGAAGCCGCCGAGACGCAGGTCTGGATCGAGTACGCATCCGTGCATGGATACCTCGACGCGGAAACGACGAAACAGGCAATCGAGTTCTACGACGAAATTTTGCGAATGATCGTCGCGATGATTTACGGCTCCTCAAAGTGGTGCGTCGATTTTAAGTTGGGAGTGAAGGGGTCGGGAGTGAAGGAGAGCGGAGAAAATTACATCATCGAGAACGATTGTCCTGTGCTCGATCAACAACTTCTCCTAGCTCCCACCTCCCCTACTCTCACCTCGGAGCGAAGCGATGCTTAA
- a CDS encoding efflux RND transporter permease subunit has translation MLNLIIRFCVKEPWLVVLLTIGLSVAGWVSFKSIPIDAIPNIGENQVIVLTPWPGRSPKDIEDQVTYPLSVSLLAVPGAESVRGKSMFGYSFVQVTFKDEIDFYWARSRVSEQLGSAASQLPDGVVPQLGPDATGLGQVYYYTLQPPEEGMGLAELRSLQDFVVKYELQAVEGVSEVASIGGYVRQYQIEVDPDKLRFHDVSLDKLAMAIKGSNMDVGAKTVETTGMEFIVRSKGFLGSDGDKDKAVEDIEDTVIMQRDGVPVRVRDIGSVQIGPDFRRGALDYNGAEAVGGVVVMRYGENPRVVIDRVKEKIAAITPSLGGVTIHGVYDRSGLIDETMATLTHALRDEIIITAIIILLFLLHIRSSFVVAICLPAAVLMSFIAMRVVGVGANIMSLAGIAIAIGTMVDMAIIVSENIYQHLSDWESGSDEARIKQPRTEVVYEATVEVAPAVVTAVATTIVSFLPVFFLTGRDYKLFSPLAYTKTFAIAAAMIAAVTIVPALCRLMLRSSVSRKSTALVAALSLSGLLGAASHFLWGSRLAERFGLDTWIVTVIAATIGFIGGWQLLRERIRPIEEIPSSRFVRWIYAARLRHALNHKAFALSFPLMLLIIGVGAYVGMPTVLRPVEKFANLFGADLNDFPGYVDAKHVFTGLQSDDWIALDEGSWFYMPTLYPAASFSQAMQVLQTQDVLIGQIPEVKDVLGKIGRVESALDPAPAAMVETYVMLKPESEWREGVSARDVWDEINRVATLPGVTPASALQPIEGRIVMLQSGIKAPMAIRVYGNELDELADAAMNVSAELKKSPLINAGTVNPDIVLGKPYVEFTVDREAASRYGMSSSMVNQVIETALGGMNLIKTVEGRERYPVRLRYDRDLREQIDGLKRLPVVTHSGAVVPLEELATLETTWGPGAINSENGRLVAHVSFMTNGSKGDLESVSAIEEQLREAQSLPPSDPNRLSLPAGYSLEAVGSFRNQIEANQRLMWIIPLVIGINLLLIYMEFRNFSISLAVFSGIPVAFAGGMIAVATMGVELNTAVWVGFIALFGLAVDDGVVMATYIHQLLKKRKVETVDDIRNTVYEAGLKRIRPCMMTTVTTLAALIPVLIATGRGADVARAMAIPVFGGMLAEPFTSFIVPTLYCGYLELKMRFGFQDELFDDAVEVGERSEGDPRWLPSPSLPTPT, from the coding sequence ATGCTTAACCTAATCATTCGCTTTTGTGTCAAAGAGCCTTGGCTGGTCGTCTTGCTGACCATTGGTCTAAGCGTCGCCGGTTGGGTCAGTTTTAAGTCGATTCCGATCGACGCGATTCCTAACATCGGCGAGAACCAAGTTATCGTTTTGACGCCTTGGCCAGGGCGATCGCCAAAGGACATCGAAGACCAAGTCACCTATCCGCTGAGCGTTTCGTTGCTCGCTGTTCCCGGTGCGGAATCAGTGCGTGGCAAGAGCATGTTCGGCTACAGCTTTGTTCAGGTCACTTTCAAAGACGAAATTGACTTCTATTGGGCACGCAGTCGAGTTTCTGAGCAACTCGGAAGTGCGGCCTCGCAGTTGCCCGATGGCGTCGTCCCGCAACTTGGACCAGACGCCACCGGATTGGGGCAGGTTTACTACTACACGCTTCAGCCACCCGAGGAAGGTATGGGGCTGGCCGAACTTCGCAGTCTGCAAGACTTCGTTGTGAAGTACGAGTTGCAGGCGGTCGAAGGGGTCAGCGAGGTCGCGTCGATCGGCGGTTACGTTCGCCAATACCAAATCGAAGTCGACCCCGACAAGCTTCGCTTTCACGACGTGTCACTCGACAAACTGGCGATGGCGATCAAGGGCTCGAACATGGACGTCGGTGCCAAGACCGTCGAAACGACGGGCATGGAGTTCATCGTCCGCAGCAAAGGCTTCCTCGGCAGCGATGGCGACAAAGACAAGGCGGTCGAGGACATCGAGGACACTGTCATCATGCAACGTGACGGCGTGCCGGTTCGTGTTCGCGACATTGGCAGCGTGCAGATCGGGCCGGACTTTCGCCGCGGTGCGTTGGACTACAACGGAGCCGAAGCGGTCGGCGGTGTGGTGGTAATGCGATACGGCGAAAACCCGCGAGTCGTCATCGACCGGGTGAAAGAAAAGATTGCCGCGATCACACCGTCGCTCGGGGGCGTGACGATTCATGGCGTCTACGATCGCAGCGGCTTAATCGACGAGACGATGGCGACGCTGACGCATGCGTTGCGTGACGAGATCATCATCACGGCGATCATCATTCTGTTGTTCTTGTTGCACATTCGCAGCAGCTTCGTCGTCGCGATCTGTTTGCCGGCAGCAGTGCTGATGTCGTTCATTGCGATGCGTGTGGTCGGCGTCGGTGCGAACATCATGTCGCTGGCGGGGATTGCGATCGCGATCGGCACGATGGTCGACATGGCGATCATTGTTTCGGAGAACATTTACCAGCATCTTTCGGATTGGGAATCTGGCAGCGACGAGGCTCGCATCAAACAACCTCGTACGGAAGTCGTCTACGAGGCAACGGTTGAAGTCGCACCGGCCGTCGTGACCGCCGTGGCGACAACCATTGTCAGTTTCTTGCCAGTCTTCTTTTTGACCGGCCGCGATTACAAACTGTTCTCCCCGCTGGCTTACACCAAGACATTTGCGATTGCTGCAGCGATGATCGCGGCCGTCACGATTGTGCCCGCCTTGTGTCGATTGATGTTGCGGAGCAGCGTGAGTCGAAAATCGACCGCGCTGGTTGCCGCGTTGTCGCTCTCCGGATTGCTCGGTGCCGCGTCCCATTTCTTGTGGGGGTCACGACTCGCAGAGCGATTCGGCTTGGATACTTGGATTGTGACCGTGATCGCGGCCACGATTGGGTTCATTGGCGGTTGGCAATTGCTGCGAGAGCGGATTCGGCCGATCGAAGAGATTCCTTCCAGCCGCTTCGTTCGCTGGATTTACGCAGCCCGATTGCGACACGCCCTGAACCACAAAGCGTTCGCGCTTTCGTTTCCGTTGATGCTGTTGATCATCGGCGTGGGTGCCTACGTCGGAATGCCAACCGTGCTCCGTCCGGTCGAAAAGTTCGCGAACCTGTTCGGTGCCGATCTGAATGACTTTCCCGGCTACGTCGATGCCAAGCATGTTTTTACGGGGTTGCAGAGCGACGACTGGATCGCGCTCGACGAAGGAAGCTGGTTCTATATGCCGACGCTGTACCCGGCAGCCAGTTTTTCGCAAGCGATGCAAGTGTTGCAGACGCAAGATGTTTTGATCGGCCAAATTCCCGAAGTCAAAGACGTGCTGGGCAAGATCGGTCGCGTCGAATCGGCACTCGACCCCGCGCCGGCCGCGATGGTCGAAACCTATGTGATGCTCAAACCCGAAAGCGAGTGGCGAGAAGGCGTCTCGGCTCGCGACGTGTGGGACGAAATCAACCGCGTCGCAACACTTCCCGGTGTCACGCCTGCGTCGGCCCTACAGCCGATCGAGGGCCGCATCGTGATGTTGCAGTCTGGCATCAAGGCACCGATGGCCATTCGTGTTTACGGCAACGAACTCGATGAGTTGGCTGACGCGGCCATGAATGTTTCGGCTGAATTGAAAAAGTCGCCACTGATCAACGCCGGCACCGTCAATCCCGATATTGTGCTTGGCAAACCCTACGTCGAGTTCACCGTCGACCGCGAAGCGGCATCGCGATACGGGATGAGTTCGTCGATGGTGAACCAAGTCATCGAGACCGCACTGGGCGGGATGAACTTAATCAAGACCGTTGAAGGACGTGAGCGTTATCCAGTGCGTCTCCGTTACGACCGCGACCTCCGCGAACAGATCGACGGCCTGAAACGTTTGCCCGTCGTCACGCACTCGGGGGCCGTTGTGCCATTGGAAGAACTCGCAACACTGGAAACGACTTGGGGGCCGGGTGCAATCAACAGCGAAAACGGTCGACTCGTCGCTCACGTTTCGTTCATGACCAACGGCAGCAAGGGCGATCTGGAATCAGTCTCCGCGATCGAAGAACAACTCCGCGAAGCTCAGTCGCTGCCGCCGTCTGATCCGAATCGGTTGTCGCTTCCTGCCGGCTATTCGCTTGAAGCCGTCGGTAGCTTCCGAAATCAGATCGAAGCCAACCAGCGTTTGATGTGGATCATTCCGTTGGTCATCGGCATCAATTTGCTATTGATCTACATGGAGTTTCGCAACTTCTCGATTTCGTTGGCCGTATTCTCCGGTATCCCAGTCGCCTTCGCTGGCGGCATGATTGCGGTTGCCACGATGGGCGTGGAACTGAATACGGCGGTGTGGGTTGGCTTCATCGCTTTGTTCGGATTGGCCGTCGACGATGGCGTGGTGATGGCGACTTACATTCACCAACTGTTGAAGAAACGCAAAGTCGAAACAGTCGACGACATTCGCAACACAGTCTACGAAGCCGGACTCAAACGCATTCGTCCCTGCATGATGACGACGGTCACGACGCTGGCCGCATTGATTCCCGTGCTGATCGCAACAGGCCGCGGCGCTGACGTGGCTCGAGCCATGGCGATTCCCGTGTTCGGCGGCATGCTGGCCGAACCGTTCACGTCGTTCATTGTGCCGACGCTCTATTGCGGCTATCTCGAATTGAAAATGCGTTTCGGATTTCAAGACGAGCTTTTTGATGATGCAGTGGAGGTGGGAGAGAGGAGTGAAGGAGATCCTCGGTGGCTACCTTCGCCTTCACTCCCAACTCCCACCTGA